A region from the Coffea eugenioides isolate CCC68of chromosome 9, Ceug_1.0, whole genome shotgun sequence genome encodes:
- the LOC113783811 gene encoding protein STRUBBELIG-RECEPTOR FAMILY 8 codes for MLIPVDTDCQYKNLEVVSFMDGKKIKSCCIRSPLHFFVVILVAILSGLLAVDGNTDQNDLTALQVLYNVLNSPPQLTGWKSNGGDPCAESWKGITCQGSAVVSLQLSGLGLNGTMGYSLNSLMSLKTLDLSGNMIYDPIPYQLPPNLTSLNLAYNNISGNLPYSLSGMAALSYLNVSHNSLSQSIVDVFNNHSDMAVLDLSSNNLTGDLPQSFISLSNLSTLYLQNNQLTGSLNSLVGLPLTDLNVANNNFSGWIPQELLSIPRFKYNGNLFANGPAPPPPPYTPPPPGRFRNRSSPAPGAPKDSKNHPTHPNTGNGDKGLKAGPIVGIVLGSSVVAFLALIALVFCLRKGKKKEIAARPSSGSLSASTVNKEMQEQRAKSTATAVDLKPPPAEKVMVEKIPGRNGSMKRAKSPITATSYTVATLQTATNSFTQENLIGEGSLGRVYRAEFPNAKIMAIKKIDNAALSLQEEDNFLEAVSNMSRLRHPNIVQLAGYCAEHGQRLLVYDYIGNGSLHDMLHFADERSKMLTWNARVKVALGTARALEYLHEVCLPSVVHRNLKSANILLDEELTPHLSDCGLAALTPNTERQVSSTQMVGSFGYSAPEFALSGIYTIKSDVYSFGVVMLELLTGRKPLDSSRPRTEQSLVRWATPQLHDIDALAKMVDPALNGMYPAKSLSRFADIIALCVQPEPEFRPPMSEVVQALVRLMQRASVVKRRSSDESSFAYRTPDHETIDFS; via the exons ATGCTCATACCAGTAGATACCGACTGTCAATACAAGAATCTCGAGGTAGTGTCATTTATGGACGGGAAAAAGATCAAATCCTGCTGCATTCGGAGCCCTCTGCATTTCTTTGTTGTGATCCTTGTTGCCATTCTCTCTGGTTTGCTTGCTGTTGATGGAAACACTGATCAAAATGATT TAACAGCTCTGCAGGTTTTGTACAATGTACTAAATAGTCCTCCACAGCTAACTGGTTGGAAATCCAATGGTGGCGATCCGTGTGCAGAGTCATGGAAAGGAATTACCTGTCAAGGCTCTGCAGTGGTTTCGCT TCAACTATCTGGATTGGGGCTGAACGGAACAATGGGATACTCGCTGAATAGTCTTATGTCATTGAAAACATT GGATTTGAGTGGCAATATGATTTATGATCCAATTCCCTATCAGTTACCACCAAACCTTACGAGTCT AAACCTTGCTTATAACAATATAAGTGGGAATCTTCCTTACTCCCTCTCTGGCATGGCCGCCCTTAGCTATTT GAATGTTAGCCACAATTCGCTCTCTCAATCAATTGTAGATGTCTTCAACAATCATTCTGACATGGCAGTGCT GGATTTGTCCAGCAACAATTTGACTGGAGACCTTCCTCAATCCTTCATCTCATTATCAAATCTTTCTACTCT TTACTTGCAAAATAATCAATTGACTGGTTCACTTAATAGTTTGGTTGGGTTGCCCTTGACAGATTT AAATGTTGCAAACAACAATTTCAGTGGATGGATACCACAAGAACTCCTCTCCATCCCTAGATTTAA ATACAATGGGAATTTGTTTGCCAATGGTCCTGCTCCTCCACCACCGCCATATACCCCACCGCCTCCTGGTAGATTTAGGAACCGCTCTTCTCCAGCTCCAGGCGCACCCAAGGATTCAAAAAATCATCCAACACATCCAAATACTGGAAATGGAGATAAGGGGCTGAAAGCTGGACCTATTGTAGGCATAGTTCTGGGCTCTTCAGTCGTGGCTTTCCTTGCATTAATTGCACTTGTTTTTTGCCTtagaaaggggaaaaagaaggaaattgctgCAAGACCTTCCAGTGGAAGTCTTTCTGCTAGTACAG TTAACAAGGAAATGCAAGAACAAAGAGCAAAATCTACGGCTACTGCAGTGGATTTGAAGCCCCCTCCCGCAGAAAAAGTGATGGTTGAGAAAATACCAGGGAGGAATGGATCCATGAAGAGAGCAAAATCACCTATTACTGCAACATCTTATACAGTCGCTACACTCCAGACAGCAACAAACAGCTTTACTCAAGAAAATCTTATTGGTGAAGGCTCTCTTGGTCGTGTTTACAGAGCAGAGTTCCCCAACGCCAAG ATCATGGCCATAAAGAAGATCGACAATGCAGCATTGTCACTGCAGGAGGAAGATAATTTTCTTGAAGCCGTCTCCAATATGTCGCGCCTGAGGCATCCAAACATAGTTCAGTTGGCAGGATATTGTGCAGAACATGGGCAGCGTCTTCTGGTTTATGATTATATTGGAAATGGTAGCTTGCATGATATGCTGCACTTTGCTGATGAGCGAAGTAAGATGCTGACATGGAATGCACGAGTCAAAGTAGCACTGGGCACCGCTCGAGCTCTAGA GTACTTGCACGAAGTGTGTCTGCCTTCTGTTGTACATAGAAACTTGAAGTCAGCAAATATATTATTAGATGAAGAGCTCACTCCTCACTTGTCAGACTGTGGGCTGGCTGCTTTGACACCAAATACAGAACGACAG GTTTCATCGACCCAAATGGTTGGTTCATTTGGTTACAGTGCTCCTGAGTTTGCCTTATCTGGAATATACACTATTAAGAGTGATGTGTACAGTTTTGGTGTGGTAATGCTGGAGCTCCTGACAGGTCGAAAGCCACTTGATAG TTCAAGACCAAGAACAGAACAGTCACTTGTGAGATGGGCCACTCCTCAACTTCATGATATAGATGCCTTGGCCAAAATGGTGGATCCTGCTCTTAATGGGATGTATCCTGCAAAGTCTTTGTCTCGTTTTGCTGATATAATTGCACTTTGTGTTCAG CCTGAACCTGAATTTCGGCCTCCCATGTCTGAAGTGGTGCAAGCTCTGGTAAGGTTAATGCAAAGGGCAAGTGTAGTGAAAAGGCGATCTAGCGATGAATCTAGTTTTGCATACAGGACTCCAGATCATGAAACAATTGACTTTTCGTAA